From Poecile atricapillus isolate bPoeAtr1 chromosome 11, bPoeAtr1.hap1, whole genome shotgun sequence, one genomic window encodes:
- the AP3B2 gene encoding AP-3 complex subunit beta-2 isoform X4: MAFEEVCPERIDLIHKNYRKLCNLLIDVEEWGQVVIINMLTRYARTQFLSPNQNESLLEENTEKAFYGSEEEDAKDAKAEAASLAKRKPYVMDPDHRLLLRNTKPLLQSRNAAVVMAVAQLYFHLAPKAEVGVIAKALVRLLRSHSEVQYVVLQNVATMSIKRRGMFEPYLKSFYIRSTDPTQIKILKLEVLTNLANETNISTILREFQTYIRSMDKDFVAATIQAIGRCATNIGKVRDTCLNGLVQLLSNRDELVVAESVVVIKKLLQMQPAQHSEIIKHMAKLTDNIQVPMARASILWLIGEYCEHVPKIAPDVLRKMAKSFTNEEDIVKLQVINLAAKLYLTNSKQSKLLTQYVLNLAKYDQNYDIRDRARFIRQLIVPTEKSGALNKYAKKLFLAQKPAPILESSFKDRDHFQLGSLSHLLNAKAVGYQELPDWPDEAPDPSVRNVEVPEWTKCTSREKRKEKVEKPFYSDSEGESGPTESADSEPESGSEEHSTSSSSGSSSSDTEEEEEEEDSREQSEDKEEEEEEKRPKRKDKDGSHKAVSGSAGSPSEEEEEEEGAKKGKKKAPQGRKGRAETSSEEASTSESSSSGSDSGSEAEAKQRKAPPSSKASSKEISLLDLDDFTPPPPQPIPSSSIISTSLVTDLEGLTLTDTSLTPTLLSPAFSAVKTYELLHRMAGEGLAVEYCFSRRPFPGDPHMVAVQIQISNNTDTEVKNLRVNEPKPLSGMRIQEFPEIERLAPGDTASVVMGIDFCDSTQAANFQLCTHTRQFYVSIQPPVGELMAPVFMSENEFKKEQGKLMGMSEITEKLMLPEKCQSDHTIVQQVTSAANVGRVPCGASNEYRFAAKTVTSGSLVLITLERREGSTAQLTINSEKMVIGTMLVKDIIQALAQ, encoded by the exons ATGGCATTTGAGGAGGTATGCCCAGAGCGCATAGACCTCATCCACAAGAACTACCGCAAGCTCTGCAACCTGCTCATCGATGTGGAGGAGTGGGGGCAGGTGGTCATCATCAACATGCTGACCCGCTACGCCCGCACCCAGTTCCTCAGCCCCAACCAGAAC GAGTCCTTGCTGGAGGAGAACACTGAGAAGGCTTTCTATggctctgaggaggaggatgccaAGGATGCCAAGGCAGAGGCAGCCTCGTTGGCCAAGCGCAAGCCCTATGTCATGGACCCCGACCACCGCCTGCTCCTGCGCAACACCAAGCCCCTGCTGCAGAGCCGCAATGCCGCG GTGGTGAtggctgtggcacagctctACTTCCACCTGGCACCCAAGGCAGAGGTTGGAGTCATTGCCAAGGCGCTGGTACGGCTCCTGCGGAGTCACAG TGAGGTGCAGTATGTTGTGCTGCAGAATGTGGCCACCATGTCCATCAAGCGGCGG GGGATGTTTGAGCCCTATCTGAAAAGTTTCTACATCCGCTCCACGGACCCCACACAAATCAAGATTCTCAAG CTGGAGGTCCTCACCAACCTGGCCAACGAGACCAACATCTCCACCATCCTGCGAGAGTTCCAG ACCTACATCCGCAGCATGGACAAGGACTTTGTGGCAGCCACCATCCAAGCCATTGGGCGCTGTGCCACCAACATCGGGAAGGTGCGGGACACCTGCCTCAATGGCCTGgtccagctcctctccaacaGGGATG AACTGGTGGTGGCCGAATCTGTGGTGGTCATCAaaaagctgctgcagatgcAGCCGGCCCAGCACAGTGAGATCATCAAGCACATGGCCAAGCTCACTGACAACATCCAG GTGCCAATGGCACGGGCCAGCATCCTGTGGCTCATCGGTGAGTACTGCGAGCACGTGCCCAAGATTGCGCCTGATGTGCTGCGCAAGATGGCCAAGTCCTTCACCAACGAGGAGGACATCGTCAAGCTGCAAGTCATCAATCTGGCGGCTAAGCTCTATCTGACCAACTCCAAGCAG AGCAAGCTGCTGACCCAATACGTCCTCAACTTGGCCAAATACGACCAGAATTATGACATCCGTGACCGGGCTCGCTTCATCCGCCAGCTCATCGTGCCCACCGAGAAGAGCGGGGCCCTGAACAAGTATGCCAAGAAGCTCTTCCTGGCCCAAAAACCAGCTCCCATCTTGGAGTCTTCCTTCAAAG ATCGGGACCATTTCCAACTGGGCTCCCTGTCCCATCTGCTCAATGCTAAGGCTGTGGGCTACCAGGAGCTGCCGGACTGGCCGGACGAGGCCCCTGACCCCTCCGTGAGGAATGTGGAG GTTCCTGAGTGGACCAAGTGCACCAGCcgggagaagagaaaggagaaggtgGAGAAGCCTTTCTACTCTGACTCAGAGGGAGAATCGGGGCCCACAGAGTCGGCAGACAGTG AGCCTGAGTCCGGCAGTGAAGAGCACAGCACCAGtagcagctctggcagctccagctctgacactgaggaggaggaagaggaggaagacagCAGGGAGCAGTCAGAggacaaggaggaggaggaggaggagaagaggcCAAAGAGGAAGGACAAGGACGGTTCCCATAAGGCAGTCTCAGGGAGCGCAGGCAG ccccagcgaggaagaggaggaggaagaaggggcAAAGAAGGGCAAGAAGAAGGCCCCACAAGGGAGGAAGGGCCGTGCTGAAACCTCATCAGAGGAGGCCAGCACCTCCGagagcagctcctctggctCCGACTCGGGCTCCGAGGCAGAGGCCAAGCAGAGGAAGGCG ccccccagcagCAAGGCCAGCTCCAAGGAGATCTCCTTGCTTGACCTGGATGACT tcactcctcctcctcctcagcccaTCCCCTCCAGCAGCATCATCTCCACCAGCCTGGTGACTGACCTGGAGGGCCTCACCCTCACCGACACCTCCCTGACACCCACC CTGCTGAGCCCAGCCTTCAGTGCAGTGAAGACCTACGAGCTGCTGCACCGCATGGCAGGCGAGGGGCTTGCAGTTGAGTACTGCTTCAGCCGCCGGCCCTTCCCGGGAGACCCCCACATGGTGGCCGTCCAGATCCAGATCTCAAACAACACCGACACCGAGGTGAAGAACCTGCGAGTCAATGAACCCAAGCCACTATCTGGCATGCGGATACAGGAGTTCCCTGAGATCG AGCGCCTGGCaccaggggacacagccagcgTGGTGATGGGCATCGACTTCTGTGACTCCACCCAGGCGGCAAACTTCCAGCTGTG CACCCACACACGCCAGTTCTACGTCTCCATCCAGCCACCTGTGGGGGAGCTCATGGCCCCGGTCTTCATGAGCGAGAATGAGTTCAAGAAGGAGCAAG GGAAGTTGATGGGCATGAGTGAGATCACAGAGAAGCTGATGCTGCCTGAGAAATGCCAAAGTGACCACACCATCGTCCAGCAAGTGACCTCGGCTGCCAACGTGGGCCGCGTGCCCTGCGGTGCCAGCAATGAGTACAG GTTTGCGGCCAAGACAGTGACGAGCGGGAGCCTGGTGCTCATCACCCTGGAGCGGCGGGAGGGCTCCACGGCCCAGCTGACCATCAACAGTGAGAAGATGGTCATTGGTACCATGCTGGTGAAGGACATCAttcaggccctggcacagtgA
- the AP3B2 gene encoding AP-3 complex subunit beta-2 isoform X5, with translation MGIDFCDSTQAANFQLCTHTRQFYVSIQPPVGELMAPVFMSENEFKKEQGKLMGMSEITEKLMLPEKCQSDHTIVQQVTSAANVGRVPCGASNEYRFAAKTVTSGSLVLITLERREGSTAQLTINSEKMVIGTMLVKDIIQALAQ, from the exons ATGGGCATCGACTTCTGTGACTCCACCCAGGCGGCAAACTTCCAGCTGTG CACCCACACACGCCAGTTCTACGTCTCCATCCAGCCACCTGTGGGGGAGCTCATGGCCCCGGTCTTCATGAGCGAGAATGAGTTCAAGAAGGAGCAAG GGAAGTTGATGGGCATGAGTGAGATCACAGAGAAGCTGATGCTGCCTGAGAAATGCCAAAGTGACCACACCATCGTCCAGCAAGTGACCTCGGCTGCCAACGTGGGCCGCGTGCCCTGCGGTGCCAGCAATGAGTACAG GTTTGCGGCCAAGACAGTGACGAGCGGGAGCCTGGTGCTCATCACCCTGGAGCGGCGGGAGGGCTCCACGGCCCAGCTGACCATCAACAGTGAGAAGATGGTCATTGGTACCATGCTGGTGAAGGACATCAttcaggccctggcacagtgA